A stretch of DNA from Agelaius phoeniceus isolate bAgePho1 chromosome 4, bAgePho1.hap1, whole genome shotgun sequence:
TAGTAAGTTAGAGGTATCACATGTCAGTCAGTCATGTCATTAACACACCCCCTTGCAGAAGCAAGGAGATTTATATTCACAGTCAATGACTAATGGATAAAAGCCTTTCTTTTGAAATCTGTAGTGCTGGCTGTAGGTTTTATTTAAGCCACTTACTGTTTCATTTACAGGGGAGCAAGGAGGTGTGGGAGATGCAAGGCTATGGAGGCCACCTACAGGGTGGTTAACTGGGAATGACAAAAATAGCATAGGAATAGCACAGAATCCATTCACAGTGAAACAAGGTTTAGTGATATACTGCCTGTGCAGAGTCACCTGTACCTACAGAAATATTATGCCCTTCAGTGGCAGAGGAACAAAAATTGTGGAGTATCTAATAGCTCACACCAGGGCTGTCACTAAGGGTTCTACATTTCTTAATTTTATCAAGCATTTCATAGATCATTTACCATGGAATCTAAAAGTGTTAGTACATCACCCATGGAAAAGAGAACATTGTCATTTCAAGAGCCAGTATGGGCATGGCATTTCAGCATTACCTCCTTTCTTGGGCACATTAATTAACACATTGTCACATGTGCTGTCCCATCAACCCATGCAGGTTTGATTTAACAACAGTGAGACAGAAGGAAACAACACTGTTTATTAGCAGAGCCCAGTCTTACATAAAAGTACATGACTGACAACAAAAAGGACAATTTTCCCTGCTGTTGACCACTTCTCCATATTTAAATGTAATCTGTTCTGGAATAAATTTAGCTGCATAAAGTGATTGTCTCAACTGTTACTGCTCCATGAaactgcaaaattattttgttcaGAATGGTGCttgagggaagggaagaacaTACTGGTGGTTTAGAGGCAATAGCAGTACTCTGAGGAGTTTTGTATGTGGAAAGCTGAATCAACAGTTTCTAGTTAAAAAAGACAAATACACAACTGAATTACAGAAAAATAGTTACATAAGATGCAGTTTTACTGTAAAAAGACTGTTACAGGCATCTACCTACAAGCCATCTGAAGCCAGTCCCAGGTGTTGCCACCATGTGATGTTCCATGCTTACAAAGTAAGCTGCTGACCTGCAGTTGAAATATTCACTCTCTGATATTCGTGGTAAGCCATGAAGATTCTGACTGGTTTAACCTCCATACTGTGTCAAAAATGCAAATTCCTGAAAGCAAGATGAGGCCAAGTGAGGGACATCATGGCACATATGACATAAGTAGCCCAGAAATTCTGTTATTAGACACATGTGTGTTGTTTTACATGTAATTTCAACTGTCATAATGTATTATACAGATCccgattttttaaaaaagatcatTATTTAACTGCAGAATCTCTTAAATTTAAGCATTTAACAACCATATTgcgaaaaaaaatctccatagtGTCCATTCCTTCCATCCAACATGTAGAATCTCTCCTCCTCCTAGATGGTTttgaaataaaagattttttttttctggttctaCACATGGCATGTGTATGGGTCTAAATCTATCCTAACAAGTTTATTCAGAAATAAGAGTAGAGTTCATTGTATTACTGGAGCAGGCAAGGAGCATGGATTGCTCATAGGGATATGCAGAGGGTGAGGGATATCTTTGTATAGGACAGCTGGCTCAGATTAAAATGCTGTAAGAAATTTTCACTGATTCAGTGAAGCAAGGATATTTATCAGATGAACAAGAGCCAGCTGTCTACACTGCTGGGGTAATATTATTCAcatcttttcttaaaaaaggTACTGCAGTGACACTGACTGGTGTGGGTGAAGACAAAATAGAGATGTTATAGCATTTTCTCTGGATGGATCTAAATGCAGACCCATATGTCAAATTGGTTAAGTCCCACACTACAGTGGTGATGCTCCTGGCAACACTCTTCCCAAGTATCTGAAAAGGTTGCCTAGAGGAAAATTTCTGGGCCACAGATACCTTTGTCTTTCTGTATTGCTGTGCTGTCTCTTTCATTTTTACAAGTTCTAGATACAAATCAGGTTTACTGTTAAAAGTATCTCTGTGCCTCCTTTTATCCTCTACTCAGATTACAAGACAGTTGTAGATGTTTTACAGTTATTTTATCTTTGCTAGCAAAAGGGAGCAGCTTAGAAACAGCCCACAGCTGTTTCCAAAGACAGGCAGCTACTCTTTGCCCAGTCACTATTCAGCTGACTAGCAGTAACATTTATAAAAATGTTACTTTGACAGTAGCAGCTCTTTTCAACTAAGAACTGTTTATGttaagaaattgaaaaaaagaagttaTGAACCATGACATAGTCTAATGTGACATTATGATGACAATTCAGTGTTTTTAGCATGAGAATATTTGATCTAGTTTTCACTGTTAGTATTTCAATGTACACTTAAGAAGAAACCAAGAGAACACACACTAGAAAGCCTATGCATGGGCTTTAATGTACTTGGCCAGTTCCCTGGACAAAAGTACACATCTAGTTTTAGAAATACAAGGcttatttttctgtcttaaGTGATAACTCACAAAAATGGTATCTAGCACTTGTAAAGAAAAGCCACTTAAAAAATTCAGTCTCACTTTAAAAACATTGGTTTGAAACTGATTACCTGTACAGGTTTAGACACAGTGCGGGGTTGGGTATACAATTTAACTTGTTACTTCAGACTGTATAGCAAGAGGCTACAGGTTTTTGACCTCACTTCCCCCAACAATCTATCAGCCTTAGGCAGCTGAGCTCCATTCACCTAAAGTGTGATTACTGGATGAGAAGTTACTATCTAACATGGATATTTCTATATACATAGCCCATAATATATCTTTCCCAAGGCCAGATTATCCTTGCATAAGTATATACTGTAATTTAAGACTATTGATTAATATACAGGAACCTTTACCTTCTTTACAAAGGGAGGGCAGAGTCTGAAGGTTCATACAGCCAAGTTGGCTTGACCATTTTTGACCAGGGTGGTGGAAATATCCAACCACTTGGACTCTGTGCTCCAGTGTGGCCATGAAAGCAACGTTGATACCCTGGGTTTGTTTCATTACAACCTTTCAAATGGTGTTATCAGTGAAGGCAAAGTGATTGTTGGGGGCTTCAGTACACCCCTGTTCTGTTCTGTGCATGCCTTTGAGCATGTGTCTGTCTCTCATACACCTTGCCCAGAGGTGACAGATGAGATGTTGGCTTCTGCACTTTCAGAGGTACTGTGTGTCAGTCAGGGTTCACAAATTCTTCAGCTCTACATGGCTGTCTGTTCAGGGCACATTCTTTTGCTGTGTGTTACTGGCTGCTTTTGTTTGGCACTCCTTCTTTCGTTGTATGCTACTGGctgcttttttcccttgcagTCTTCTGTGGTGTGTCACTGGCTGCTTTTTTCCCTTGCCCAGTCTTCTGTGGTGTGTCATTGActgcttttttcccttgcaCAGTCTTTGCTTTTGTGGGGCACACATGTGTTTCTTGTATCTTACTGGTTGGGCTTTTTGGGCATATGGGGCACACATGCTTTTCTTGTATCTTATGGGCTGCTTTAGACACAGGAGCTTCAGCCTTAACATTAGCTGCAGTTTGGCGGGGATGGAGCTTTGCAGCTTTTGGCTTActgtcaccagcagcagcctTACGCCTACGTTGTTTTACTTTTGGCTTTTTCACCTcttcttttggtttttcttcAACAATGCCATCTAGTAGagcttttgctgcagcagaagcCAAAATGTCTTTAGCAGAcacttttttctgaaaatttcaCAGGAAACAACAGTGAATCTAAGCCACAATAAAGAGCTTCTCAGAATTTACTCCAtgagaaaaagagcaaaatctAGCAGAAGGACTTAAGTCACTTATGTGATAAATGCTAACCAAACTATTTATTCACAAAATTAGGAACTTGACTTGTGTAAAGAAGTACTGGAGCACTTGTTCTTCAGAGGCTTTTTTCTCTACTGACCCAAAGAGGGGAAGCTCAGTTCTGGGCTCTGTCATGTGTGTCTGTCTTGGCAACCAGCTGTTTAACCCCTTAGCTGGCTCCAAGCCCCACGCGGCCGCTTGCTCAGTCCCCCACcaacaggagcagggaaggaaatggAAGAGTAAAGCTAGGGAACTCCTGGGTTAAGATAAAGATTGTGGTTCCCTGGGAAAGACCACTGGGAAGACCACTGCCATTACTGCAAAagtcctcccttcctcctccttccccccacTTTATACAGTGAGCAACGATCTCACAAGGTCTGGGatatccctttggtcactttgggtcacctgtcctggctgtgtctcctcccagcctgccaCACACCCCCGGTCCCCTCACCACTGTGGCACTatgaaaagcacaaaaggctttggctctgtgtaagccctgcaCAGCAATAACAAAACCATTTCTAGGTCATCatccctgtgttcagcacaaatccaaaacacggCTCCACACCAGTCACTGTGAGGAAAATTAACTccaccccagccaaaaccaacaTATTCCTACACTGACCTGCTTTATAATGTGCCTGTAAGAACAAAATATccattgtgtgtgtgtgtatcagAAATACTTACTAAAATACGGTAACATTAAACATGAATAATTTTCACAGTAATGAAAGTTCTTGCTCATAATACATAAGTAAGGAACTCTCAAACTGGGAACCAGCTCAACATCCAAGTATATAAAGAGCAACAATGGGGGAGAAACTATTTACAGCTAGCTAAGAAGAACATTTCTGTAAACAAGGAATTTCAGTTTAAATTGTAAATACATGTCTTCTACTTTGTGGAAAATGTTCATTTGCTGATTCACCTAAAGATTGGCCATTGGAGCAATTGCTTCTTTGTATTAGAATTTGACCCCAAAAAATTACTTGAATTAACTACCTGCAACAAAGATGTTTGTTTCTCTGGAGAGAGACAATATGGTAGAGAGATGCACATAGCATGATTAACTAAAACTCAGACcaagtttaaaatatttaatattgtaAAGAAAGAGGTCAATAATAGGTAACTTGAAAGGCTTTTCATATGTAATTCTCTTACTCTTAATAAAACCTAACTTGCCCCAAGAGGCAAGCTTCTTTCAAGCACTGTAATTGCAGTATGACAGAAAATGGTACAAATAACCAAGATCTCCTATCTCTAATTTGCAATGAAATTTGGATTAGTTCTTCCCCACAGCCCTTCCACTTTTGATGCACAAAATGTGTGTTTTTCTTAGAGACAAGAGGAAAATGTTGATGCTCAGAGATGCAAACTAGCCCTTTAAGGCCTTTCCTCAGGAATCATGCCAAGACTTTTCCGTTTACTCAGCAAAAGTCCCCTGCCTTTCAAGCTAGATTTGCATATGCCTTAGTTTGGAAAGGAAACATATTCATACCTATTTTATTCAAATTATAATAGTGTCACCCTTAGGGATTAAGACTTCAGTTGCTTGGATACTGGAAAATCTTGGTGACACATATAACAAATACATTTACGAGTTCCCTTTATCCTGAGTCTAATCAAGTTGTGCATTTCATTCCAAAGTGTGATCACAGCAATGTATTTCCTCTAGATCTTGCTGGCACTAACTTGGATCAAGGGTCTGCTCTGATCACGAGGTCCTGAACAGGCACAGCTTTTAAACTTGTGCTCAGCACAAAATTCCAGAAGTGGCACATTTCAACCGCTCACCTGTCTTTTGGTCTTAAGACAACTAAAGAGCAGCCaggatttttatttcaaatgtcCATTTTGTTATTCTTCTGTGCAAATTTGCAATACTCATCTTTTGTGAAGTGATTTTAAATGGTTATTTTCATAGCTTACCTCTCTCTCTAGAACAGCTAGGAAACAACCACTGGAAATTTCTGATGGCTCcattttgaaaaacatttcagTGGAAGACTCTGAATCAGAGCAAGTAGAAAAAATAGAAGGAATAAGCCTGTGAAAAAGAAATGGCAGaccagaaaataatatttaagaataaaaaagaaaataaacaaggatacattaaaagtaattttcaaattATGTCTTTCAGTAACATAGCtttgtcattatttttttttaaatggaattcaAGAAAGGCACAAGAATTCATCTTTTTAGAAttaagtgggttttttttccatttttttcagtaattccttttttttttccaaattattaaGTATATTAATCACCAGataataaatacataatatGACAATGAAAAACTATGTTCTTTCTCAGGTGTGCACTTACTGAGTGATCAAGTTGTCCCTAAAGTTGGGGAATGGTCTGAAAACACTAAGGAGCTTGCAGAAATTGTAGAAGTGTTGACTTTGagttataataataatagtaatgataataataaatatCATAACTTAGGTTGGGAAAATTTGCTATTTGTTCTAATTGAGGGTTTTTCTTCAATTTCACAATTTTGCAAGAACTAGCCTCTTCTGTTCCCCTTGAATTCCAGAAATGTCTGGCTGTTATAAAGCAGTCTCAAGGACTTTGCTCATAAGGCTAGCAAACTATACTAAGCTGTCTCAGTACAGAAAAACACTATCAAAGTGTCCTTTTGTAATTATAATTCCCTCCTCTTCACTGAGGACTGTAAGATAGAGTCCTACTCCTTAATGCTCCACTAACTCTCTTGTGACAGAGCTTTATTCAAAGATGGTTACAGAGAAATGTATTCAATATTTGAAAGCAATATCCTGATTTGGCTGGTTAGTTCACTTTTAATAGGAAGTCTGAAAAACTGTTTGTTTCCAAGTTCTCACCACaatctggaatttttttctatgTTCCTTGGAACTTGATAAAACAGGCTACAAGGCTCAAATCCTCCTCGCATTACTAAATAAAGCTCTTATGTCATATGACACAGATTTTTGATTTTACATAAGCTTATTCAATAGAAAAAACCTCAGTGGTAATCTTTTATTGATGTATACAAGTTACTGTTCACCAGGAATCTCTTCAATGACCCTGAAAAATGATGTAgaaattaattcaaatttgaTAGGCCAAAGCAAAATGCACGAGTGGTTTAGACTACTCTATACACACCTGTTTGCCATGTGTACTCTTGCTTTAGGTAAAGCTGCTGCTGTAAACTGTCATATCCTGAAGGTAAGTTCAGCTTAACCAGTGTGAACATGTTTTAAACCACCCTTAAAACTGCACAGCCCTAAAACCAACTGTGTGACCCCAAACTCCAACAGAGCCTTATTTTGTTTGGCACCACTTCAGTACGGCAGAGTAATTCCAAAAAGATAAAATGCACATAAGCAAAAATGCTTTAAGAGTTTCCTGAAAGCCCTCAGTTTTCTTGGAAAAGGGAATTATTATTTAGTAGATCTTTGATGATCATACAATATGTTTTATTATGACTTGTCTCTCAAAGATACTGTAAACATGGGGGTTAGTAACTCTGCAACAGCCTTTCATTCTATACTGCACTGTTTTAGTCAAGCAAGTTCTCTAATTAATTCTAAGAAAAGggtaaaaggaatttttttaagtagtaCACGCATCTTAAATGGCTTGAGCTTTCATCTTAAGCATAATCactgtatattttatttatggCAATCTATTACTGCTCTGTTTGTGCTGATTACCAGCAACTTTATTGTAGCAAGGACTATGATAAAACATCCAAGATACTGCATGACAGGGAAGGAGGAACTGAATCTGAAATTGTCATTTATGAAACTCAATCAATTGTCAGTCACAAATTTGCTCAGGTCTGAAAAAATCCTAATGTAATTTTATTGTCCTTTTCTTACCATCCAAGATTGCCTTTTTAAAAGTGTAATATGATTTGGTGCTTTGACAACATTCATGATGCTTCTGCACAACAGTGAACAGATTTTGGCTTAGCtttgtggggagggaggggtttTACACAAGGGGgatttttgaaaaaataattaaagctccaggaatgttttttttaaaaaaatttctatgTTATAAACTTACATATTATTTATATTCAATAATTCAGAGACCATTACATTCCAAGGTTCCCCAAGTTCTCCCCATAGAGTAATAGCTGCACAGAGGTCAAGACAAACTCCAGAAAATTCCAAattccaaaggaaaacacaagcaAGAGGCCATAAATGCTTTTGGTCCAGCACTGGCAAGACATACCCTGATTTCATCCCACTTACTGTAAAACAAATCAAGCAGACTGCTATTTTCTATCAGTGAATTTGAAAAAAGATGCACTTTGTTGCACTGTGTCTTATGAATAACATACAACTTTTAAACCTTCTTTGGACTGGCCACAGTTAATATTTACTCTTTTAATCATGCAAAATTTAGTTACACTGAATATTTGAGCCACAGTACCTTTCCCTTTGATAGCCAGACTATTAACTAAGGTAATATAAAATCGAAAAAATATAGTTTTACTCTTCTGTGCTTTTTACAACATGAACTCTTTTAAACCTGCATCCAGTAATCCACTATTGTATCTATGTGCAAGTGAATGCCAACTGTTTGCACTTATGTGactgaaaggaaaatacagaaaataccCATCAGTCTTTTACCAATTCCTCTGGCTGACAGAGTGATAGCTAACAGGTTATAACTACATATGAAGTATACAGCATACATACTTTTCTCATCTAAGTTTGTATTTTCCATGATTGCACAGGCTGATCTCTTAGGGTAACCTGTCCTTCCTAGAAGGAAGGACAGGTTACAGTATTCATCTGAATACAGCAATGAGCAATCCTACAGCAAAGGGTTCTTATTCTTCTGTATGATTCTTACAATTTaagatttaatttctttttcctttgaaattgaTCATTCTACATCAGAAGCAGAGAGCATGCTAGCAAGTTAGTTTCATTCTCTGAACACTAATACAATAATAGCAAGAGCTCTATCTGAAGAATGTTATTTCCAACCAGTGATACTTTCCTCCCATCCTAAtttcaaatgaacaaaaatattaGATGAGAAAGTCAATAGAATAGTGGTAAGTAATCTCATAATCAGAAAGAATGGCATGACAGGCAGCAAAAGCTATTTTAATTTCATGCAAGATACATATCAGTCTAAGATAAGAATTATGCTAAATTCAAAGTCATACTTTAATTTTTCCACAGATAAAACTATTCATTCTGTACCTATATGGTCGTACTTTAGCTCCCTCCACTCCAGATTCCAGTGCTTTTTTCACTACAAGTTCATTTTCTTCTGGGTAAACTGAGCAAGTGCAGTAAACAATAGCTTGTACTTTGTTaactacaaaacaaaacacaactttTTTACTCTTCAGATTCTTCATACTGACAGTGGTTTGGTAAGGATTAAAAGCATCATAAAAACTATGTCACTTTTACCTCCTGATCTCTagtgtttttaaataattaaaatattttcaaatatttgcaGATTTCAGCACAAAGTCAAAGCTGTCTCCAGTCTTTTCACACAACTACcaaagaagagaggaaaaaagtggCAGCATGCAGATGGAGGGAGACCATTTAAAGAATTTCTAAAGCAGAGTATAACTAAGCCATAAGCCAGTTCTCTACAAAATACTGAAGAGTATTATATTAATATCTGGTGGAGACTACGACACAAAAACACCTTCAGACTGGAGGAAATCATTGTTCAGGGGGTTTGGTTACATGCTTATTCATAATTAATAGAGTAATTTGTGCATTTTTAACTATATTAAAACTGGTGATAATACAATGGAATTGATAGCACAAAGTCTTCCCAGAAAGTGGGAAACTAGCACACTTACATTTCAGTGCATGAAGCAACTCATTAAGCTGCCTCTCAGCAAGAATCCTGAGTTTATCCTCAGACACAAATCCCTGGAAAAGGTCTCGTAGCAATTCTGCATCTAAAAGCAGAGAGTACTAAATTTAGTCTTGCAATTTGTATTAGTGTCTAAAAATTCAGTTGTTTGCAGAAGCAGATGTGGTTATTACTGGTTCAGTGGGAAGGTAGGTTTTACAAATTAGAATACCAAGGAGTGCCTGATTTATTTGCTTTACTTCTTTACCTGTAATTACTGGTGTCTCTTACTTGCTTCTAGTTAATGAGAATTGTACAGTGAAAGGATTTATACAAACAGTCAATAAAGGAATGTAATCAAATAGAAAATTATGTACATGTTGGTatcttcaaaataaattttctgcctatatctttttatttaaaaaaagctaTACACACTCTGCTCCCCAGAATCACCCTCAAACTTTCATACTATCAATCTGAAGCAGTCACAGAATTATGCAAgttaatttatatattttatagtaATTAAAATAAGGAAGGTTTCTTTAATAAAATTACACAATTTACGGAAGCCCTGCACTGATTAGACTAAAATACTTGGATCTATTTCTACCAGAAAGCATGAGCTAGATATTGTATCAAAATTTACCTCTGTGTTCACTTAAAATAAGCTCCATTGGATTGCCAGCACCCAGTTCAGAGCATTGAGGTATCAGCAAAATAACTTTTGCCTTTTCAAGTCTTGGGTCTGTTGGCTGAAGCTCAGTAAAGTCTTCATGTAACAACCAAATAtctgaaaaacagggaaaactcACCACTTACAGACTGCAAGCAAGCCTGCCTACAGGTGACAAAGGTGAACAGAATGTGGTGTTACACAGAACTGGACAGAGCTGAAGCCTGCTAGATTCAGATTCTCCACAGTATGGCCTATGGATTCAAGCTGATTGAAAGGCTGCATCTTCCACTGAAAAGAGTTAATGTGCTGCACTCTGTCCTGATAGTGTCCTCCAGGTAAACTGGACAGGTGCATGTGTTTTGGATTAAACACTCTCAAACAGCTGGAAATCAGACTGAAATAAGAGCCGAAATACCAAAAGTTCCCCGCTACCAGCTACACCAACTGCTACATAGTAGCTACTTCTACAGAAAAAATCACCAATATTTCAGGAGTTTGCATCTATGATGGGTTAGACTGTAATTAACTTGACTGTAGCTGAAGAGCTATCAGCTCACCCTGTGATAAAAAAGTTGTTAGTGCCATCCCCAAGCCTCCAAAGAAGGGCTCTCTGAGTTCTGACAAAATTAGTCCATATTTACAGATATCACAAACTGTATCTCAATACTTCTTCAAAATACCAACTGTTTTAGCACCTACTTGTGCATCCCATGTGACTGAAACTGTTCATCAGTTCTTCTTGTTTTACCGAAGATTTCACACCACAAACAaaaatgctgcagctgctgtcatTTGTCAGCACTGACATATGGGCAATGGTCAGGTGGGAACCCATGTGAGCCATTATAATGTCAGCACCTTCACCCAACAGCGCGCGTGCCGAGTGTACAGCGAGGCTGCGAGACTTATCCTACAACACAATGACACAACAATTAACTATGATCAACTGTCTTGGTTTCTATGAATGCCAACCTTCTTTTCCAAATGAGGAAAGTCTTCCATTGTTTTCAtaggaaatggaaaagaaaggaggaagaaaactaaTCAGGGATATTTGCTAATCAGGGATATTTGCTAATACAGAATTAAATACATTACAAAACCAAGCAGTCACTCAATAAATTTAAATAACTTAATTCTAAGTAATACAAGAAAAAGCATAGTATCTACAGGTGAAATTAAAGTACATATCATCCTCGTAAGGAGGAACTCCTACCAACAGCTTGTTCCAGAAAAGACAAACATTGGCCACAATTCAGGCAGAATTCATCCTCTGAGGGAGCTTAACAGAGAAATGCAAAACTATTCACATAGCTCTTGATGATAATTATGGGAGAAATGTTGCCCTTCAAGATTTTGCTGAAATTTGAACAGAGAGGCAGACTGGAATGCAGAAAGCACAAGACACAGTTCCACAATAGTAAATGCTCTTGTACCAGTGGTGATTAAGAGAAAATTTTATCAAATTACTTAAAAAGGGAAGGAGTGACAATACTGACTACAGATACCAGGTCTTGCACCAAATCTGACAAAGTGATGAtaaatggaaagggaaaaagaaagtgcTAAGCCTTTAAATTCACATCACTGTCTATGTACACAGAGCATTCAAGCAACACCCTACCCCACCACAGAGATGGAAgttttgatggttttatttACTCATTTTGAATACTTTTAAGTAGTTACACTCAGAATTTGTTCCCATTACCTACAGGGCTGTCATCTATAGTTCTTTTCTGTAagtattgtatttaaaatctacAAACTGAAATGGAATATTGAATACTGAGTCACTTTTTAAGTTGAGCAATAAATTTTGAGGCTAAAGTTTTCAGACATCTAGTGAAAATGCTGGTTGAAATGTTTCTGCTAGCATTTCAGATAATTCATGGTTGTGTTGTTGCATGGTTACTGCAAGCCCCTACTCTAGAACAGAAACCTCCCACCAAACTTCACTGGGAATTCTAACAATGGCAAGTCAGGAAAAAGACCAGCAGGGGTTATGGAGATCAAGTAACCACACTGCACAAAATACAAAGAACTGTGATCATTCCATCACAAACATGCATTCGAAGAGGAAGAAATATTACAGTAGCATACCACTCTCTATTAATTGAGGGAAAGCATATGGAGTTAAATCGAAACTTTCCTCACACTTTCAGAAGTGAGACTGCCTCTTCTGAccatttttatatttacttcAACAGctctaaaattaaatttaaaacattcTACTAACTTAATTGCAGCTATCAATTAAGCATTGACATTTGTATGCTAAATTTAGCAAGTGGATCCGTTTGTAACCTAATCATTACAAATGTCCAAAACCTTATGAGAGTTTATCACTGCCTGACTGATTTAATAGAATAGTCACACAATTCACAACCTCTTTCTAAACCAAAGCAATTATTTCAATGTTCAGATCATCTGACTCAAGGCTGAACATCAACTCACCTGCAGTAAGAGTTTGCAATCTGCAAAAAGATCTAAATTAAGCAGTTCTTCTTtaagagaggaaggaaaaaccaATACATCTTGGCAATGTTGGTCCACAGCATATGTGTAATGGTCAAAGTCTGACACAGATTCAACCTTTGTGAATCCCTTCATCTCCAAATCTCTGATAACATCTTCAAGGCTGTTAACATACAACTCTAACCATTAAATATACA
This window harbors:
- the NSUN7 gene encoding putative methyltransferase NSUN7; the encoded protein is MPDSESNLVSSHVDVINGTSVLSETKISDEKGSVEKRAVTQLGKDGYPDSIYINAAKIFQGLRTEKSSGKILLRYGDTSESPMVAFKDEQSRRVSYELAFKTLKYQDLLEEMLVDSKVYPCYSIPDELTSLLVVMLYDLQDRKFQNRKIFAEEELVAEVQEIGDYLYSYETKLAAALARCRIKHDALSIEYFVPETISKQEQRTSALPICFWINTFKISLEDVIRDLEMKGFTKVESVSDFDHYTYAVDQHCQDVLVFPSSLKEELLNLDLFADCKLLLQDKSRSLAVHSARALLGEGADIIMAHMGSHLTIAHMSVLTNDSSCSIFVCGVKSSVKQEELMNSFSHMGCTNIWLLHEDFTELQPTDPRLEKAKVILLIPQCSELGAGNPMELILSEHRDAELLRDLFQGFVSEDKLRILAERQLNELLHALKFNKVQAIVYCTCSVYPEENELVVKKALESGVEGAKVRPYRLIPSIFSTCSDSESSTEMFFKMEPSEISSGCFLAVLEREKKVSAKDILASAAAKALLDGIVEEKPKEEVKKPKVKQRRRKAAAGDSKPKAAKLHPRQTAANVKAEAPVSKAAHKIQEKHVCPICPKSPTSKIQETHVCPTKAKTVQGKKAVNDTPQKTGQGKKAASDTPQKTAREKSSQ